In Plasmodium yoelii strain 17X genome assembly, chromosome: 6, one DNA window encodes the following:
- a CDS encoding peptidyl-prolyl cis-trans isomerase, putative: MKIPNPRVYLDVAIGGRNAGRLIFELFMDKLPITCENFRCLCTGETGLGYYLKPRWYKNSLIHRIVTDFMFQGGDFNFGNGYGGESIYGQYFRNEKFIYKHSKRGVLSMCQTSIKHTNNSQFFVTFKSCPWLDKKHVVFGNLEYGFDTLSYIEEQATLIGKPKKQVYIYNCGVIPLDKIKYKSRTNLNDDYIIPEVEMPLLEKEIGFNENSDINELKRIYKNSKRF, from the exons atgaaaatacCTAACCCTCGAGTTTATTTGGATGTTGCAATTGGGGGGAGAAATGCAGGAAGATTGATATTTGaa cttttcatGGATAAATTGCCAATAACCTGTGAAAATTTTCGATGTCTCTGTACAG gaGAAACAGGATTAGGTTATTACTTAAAACCAAGGTGGTATAAGAATTCGCTTATCCATAGAATAGTTACCGatttt aTGTTTCAAGGAGGTGATTTTAATTTTGGAAATGGATATGGAGGAGAATCGATATATGGTCAATACTTTcgaaatgaaaaatttatttacaaaCATTCAAAAAGAg gtGTTTTATCAATGTGTCAAACAAGTATAAAGCATACAAATAATTCTCAGTTTTTTGTAACATTTAAAAGTTGTCCCTGGTTAGACAAGAAACAT GTTGTTTTTGGCAACCTTGAATATGGATTTGATACACTATCATATATTGAAGAGCAAGCTACATTAATTGGAAAACCCAAAAAACAAGTTTACATATACAATTG cGGAGTTATTCCTTTGgacaaaattaaatataagtCTCGAACAAATTTAAATGACGATTATATTATAcca gaaGTAGAAATGCCGTTGTTGGAAAAAGAAATTggatttaatgaaaattcaGATATTAATGAGTTGAAGagaatatacaaaaatagcAAACGGTTTTAG